Genomic window (Allostreptomyces psammosilenae):
GTCGGCGTCGGCGAAGGCCCCGAGCGGAGCGGCGTGATGGGCGTGAACGGGCAGACGGACCCCGACGGGCGGAGAGCGACGGAGCCGGCCCAGGAGCCGGGCCCGGCGGCCCGGGGCTCCGGTCGGCGCCGGGGCCGGCGGGCCGAGGAGGGCGGCCGCACGGGGCGGAGCACCATCCGCGACGTCGCGGCGCAGGCCGGCGTCTCGGTGGCCACCGTCTCGCGGGTGCTGGCGGAGAACTATCCGGTGGCGCCGGCCACCCGGCAGCGGGTGCTGCGCGCCATCCGCGACCTGGACTACGTCGCCAACGCGCACGCGCGGGCGCTGGCCGGGGTGGGCACGGAGACCGTGGCGTTCGTGGTGGAGGACGTGCGCGGGCCCTCGTTCGCGCACGCCGCGCACGGCGTCGAGCAGGAGACCGCGCGGCGCGGGCGGCTGTGCCTGGTGTGCGCCACCGGCGGCGACCCGCGGCGGGAGCTCGCCGTGGTGAAGCTGATGCGGGAGCAGCGCGCCGGCGCGGTGATCCTGGTCGGCGGCATCGAGGACAGCCCGACCTACCGCGCGCGGATGGCGGAGTTCGCGCAGTCGCTGGAGTCGGCCGGTTCCCGGCTGGTGCTGTGCGGTCGGCCGCCGCTGGGCGAGGACGTGCCGGCGACCGTGGTGGAGTACGACAACGAGGGCGGCGCCTACGGCTTGAGCAGCCACCTGCTCTCCGCCGGCCACCGGCGGATCCTGTTCCTCGGCGGGCTCGCCACGCACACCACCACCGCCGGTCGGCTGGCCGGGCACAACCGGGCGCTGGCCGACCACGGGGTGGAGGCGGACCCGGCCCTGGTCGAGAACGGGGACTTCACCCGCGCCTACGGCTACCGGCGGACCCGGGAGCGGATCGCGGCCGGGGTGGACTTCACCGCGGTCTTCGCGGGGACCGACATGGTGGCGGCCGGGGCGCTGGAGGCGATCACCGAGGCGGGGCTGCGCGTCCCGGACGACATCTCCCTGGTCGGGTTCGACGACATCCCGCTGGCCTCGGACCTGACCCCGAAGCTGACCACGGTGCACGTCCCGTACGAGGA
Coding sequences:
- a CDS encoding LacI family DNA-binding transcriptional regulator, with product MRDVAAQAGVSVATVSRVLAENYPVAPATRQRVLRAIRDLDYVANAHARALAGVGTETVAFVVEDVRGPSFAHAAHGVEQETARRGRLCLVCATGGDPRRELAVVKLMREQRAGAVILVGGIEDSPTYRARMAEFAQSLESAGSRLVLCGRPPLGEDVPATVVEYDNEGGAYGLSSHLLSAGHRRILFLGGLATHTTTAGRLAGHNRALADHGVEADPALVENGDFTRAYGYRRTRERIAAGVDFTAVFAGTDMVAAGALEAITEAGLRVPDDISLVGFDDIPLASDLTPKLTTVHVPYEELGRAAVRLALDRRERGGDRTEQHLVLGTHVVVRQSVRNVRRGG